A DNA window from Clavibacter sepedonicus contains the following coding sequences:
- a CDS encoding MFS transporter codes for MPDSAAATHADGHLDGTADGRGRTVLVVAVLASFVAFLDGTVVNVALPAIGEDLGGGLVVQQWVVDAYLITLGALILLAGSLSDAFGRVRVLRWGLVGFGVTSLVCAIAPTAGILIAARAAQGAAGALLVPSSLALIAQAFRGPAQARAIGSWTAWTGTAMLVGPVLGGVLVDTLDWRLVFGINVLPIAVTLVLLARLPHDAPVADGTRVDVPGAVLGAIGIGGPVFALIEQSRRGIAHPLVVGSLVVGVACLVLFVVRERRTPRPMLPLSLFRERDFLVGNIATVGIYGALSLGGFVIAVFLQQTGGLSATAAGFALVPTTVIMLLLSTRFGALAGRIGPRLLMGAGPIVAGGGYLLMLRVGEPVDYWGQLLPGILVFGLGLSMTVAPLTATILEAVPSAQAGIASAVNNAVSRVAGLVAIAAIGLVAGPDLDVAAFHRVVLVTAALLIAGGLVSLVGIRSRHAAAATEAAG; via the coding sequence ATGCCCGACTCCGCCGCCGCGACCCACGCGGACGGCCACCTGGACGGGACCGCGGACGGCCGCGGTCGCACGGTGCTCGTGGTCGCGGTCCTCGCCTCCTTCGTCGCCTTCCTCGACGGCACGGTCGTCAACGTCGCGCTGCCCGCGATCGGCGAGGACCTCGGCGGCGGCCTCGTGGTGCAGCAGTGGGTCGTGGACGCCTACCTCATCACCCTCGGCGCGCTGATCCTCCTGGCCGGCTCGCTCTCCGACGCGTTCGGCCGCGTGCGCGTGCTGCGCTGGGGGCTCGTCGGATTCGGCGTGACCTCGCTCGTGTGCGCGATCGCGCCGACCGCCGGGATCCTCATCGCCGCGCGCGCCGCCCAGGGCGCGGCCGGCGCGCTGCTCGTGCCGAGCTCGCTCGCCCTCATCGCCCAGGCCTTCCGCGGTCCCGCGCAGGCGCGCGCCATCGGCTCCTGGACGGCGTGGACCGGCACCGCGATGCTCGTCGGCCCCGTCCTCGGCGGCGTCCTGGTGGACACGCTCGACTGGCGGCTCGTGTTCGGGATCAACGTGCTGCCCATCGCCGTGACCCTCGTGCTCCTGGCCCGGCTGCCGCACGACGCGCCCGTCGCCGACGGCACGCGCGTCGACGTGCCGGGCGCGGTGCTCGGCGCCATCGGGATCGGCGGCCCCGTCTTCGCCCTCATCGAGCAGTCGCGGCGGGGGATCGCGCACCCGCTCGTGGTCGGCAGCCTGGTCGTCGGCGTCGCGTGCCTCGTGCTCTTCGTGGTGCGCGAGCGGCGCACACCGCGCCCCATGCTGCCGCTCTCGCTCTTCCGCGAGCGGGACTTCCTCGTCGGCAACATCGCGACGGTCGGCATCTACGGCGCCCTGTCGCTCGGCGGCTTCGTCATCGCGGTCTTCCTGCAGCAGACCGGCGGGCTGTCGGCGACCGCGGCCGGCTTCGCGCTCGTGCCGACCACCGTGATCATGCTGCTGCTGTCGACGCGCTTCGGCGCGCTGGCCGGGCGCATCGGGCCGCGGCTGCTCATGGGCGCGGGGCCGATCGTCGCGGGCGGCGGATACCTGCTGATGCTCCGCGTGGGCGAGCCCGTCGACTACTGGGGGCAGCTGCTGCCGGGCATCCTCGTCTTCGGCCTGGGCCTGTCGATGACGGTCGCGCCGCTGACCGCGACGATCCTCGAGGCCGTGCCGTCGGCGCAGGCGGGCATCGCGTCCGCCGTCAACAACGCCGTGTCGCGCGTGGCCGGGCTCGTCGCCATCGCCGCGATCGGGCTGGTCGCCGGGCCCGACCTCGACGTCGCGGCCTTCCACCGCGTGGTGCTCGTGACCGCGGCGCTGCTGATCGCCGGCGGGCTGGTGTCCCTCGTCGGGATCCGCTCGCGCCACGCCGCGGCCGCCACCGAGGCCGCGGGCTAG
- a CDS encoding alpha/beta fold hydrolase, giving the protein MRSPLARLTRVRLPGDVHRTESAPPRWLLLSRRYGSRAIPVEHDLERRTVLGFRIAIKVFRTPGGNAGRTLPTAAAGIGSAGPAGARPSFVLVHGIGVSSRYFHPVAAFLAGHGTVYAIDLPGYGESPRVRRDVTLDDHAAVVAEVIRMHGLVDPVVVGHSMGTQIVTRLAVDHPEVADRIVLIAPTLPPRTRGVVRAALALGVDTLREPLLANAVVLGDYFLRCGMRYYLRQLPHLIDDAVEERAPRIRARTLVIVGDRDAVVDRPFAQELAARIPRGTYRVARGPHVVMYTDPLGVARAIVEHARAR; this is encoded by the coding sequence ATGCGCTCCCCCCTCGCCCGGCTCACCCGCGTCCGGCTCCCGGGGGACGTGCACCGCACCGAGTCCGCCCCGCCGCGCTGGCTCCTGCTCTCCCGGCGCTACGGGTCGCGGGCGATCCCCGTCGAGCACGACCTGGAGCGGCGCACCGTCCTCGGCTTCCGGATCGCGATCAAGGTGTTCCGGACGCCGGGCGGCAACGCCGGGCGCACGCTCCCGACCGCTGCCGCGGGCATCGGCTCGGCCGGACCCGCCGGGGCCCGCCCGTCGTTCGTGCTCGTGCACGGGATCGGCGTCTCCTCGCGCTACTTCCACCCCGTGGCCGCGTTCCTCGCCGGGCACGGCACGGTGTACGCCATCGATCTGCCGGGGTACGGCGAGTCGCCGCGGGTCCGGCGCGACGTGACGCTCGACGACCACGCGGCGGTCGTCGCCGAGGTGATCCGGATGCACGGCCTCGTGGACCCCGTCGTCGTCGGCCACTCGATGGGGACCCAGATCGTCACGCGGCTGGCCGTCGACCATCCCGAGGTCGCCGACCGCATCGTGCTCATCGCGCCCACCCTCCCGCCGCGGACGCGCGGGGTCGTCCGCGCGGCCCTCGCGCTCGGCGTCGACACGCTCCGCGAGCCGCTCCTCGCGAACGCCGTCGTGCTCGGCGACTACTTCCTGCGCTGCGGGATGCGGTACTACCTCCGCCAGCTGCCGCACCTCATCGACGACGCGGTCGAGGAGCGCGCGCCGCGCATCCGCGCCCGCACGCTCGTCATCGTGGGCGACCGGGACGCCGTGGTCGACCGGCCGTTCGCGCAGGAGCTCGCGGCCCGGATCCCGCGCGGGACGTACCGGGTCGCCCGCGGCCCGCACGTCGTGATGTACACGGATCCGCTCGGCGTGGCGCGCGCGATCGTGGAGCATGCCCGGGCCCGCTGA
- a CDS encoding esterase/lipase family protein, whose amino-acid sequence MTTAGPDPLPPLTLLRKALDWALDYAYVLRWQAAATLSRDDARSFEDGRDDRPTILVLPGVYERWQFMLPIIRRLHARGHGVHVVGALGANVGRVAEMSRRARAYLEAEDLRDVVIVAHSKGGLIGKHLMAFGDPDRRIRAMVAINTPFGGSSYARLIPVRSIRDFSPRNAALVELGRSREVNARITSVFARFDPHIPGGSSLDGATDERVRASGHFRIMGDEDVLRRVEAAIDRAGTAAAPPA is encoded by the coding sequence GTGACCACCGCAGGACCCGACCCGCTCCCGCCGCTCACGCTCCTCCGCAAGGCGCTCGACTGGGCCCTCGATTACGCGTACGTCCTCCGCTGGCAGGCGGCCGCGACCCTCTCCCGTGACGACGCCCGCTCCTTCGAGGACGGCCGCGACGACCGGCCGACGATCCTCGTGCTGCCGGGCGTCTACGAGCGCTGGCAGTTCATGCTGCCGATCATCCGGAGGCTGCACGCGCGCGGCCACGGCGTGCACGTGGTCGGCGCGCTCGGCGCGAACGTGGGCCGGGTCGCCGAGATGTCGCGCCGCGCCCGCGCGTACCTCGAGGCCGAGGACCTGCGCGACGTCGTCATCGTCGCGCACAGCAAGGGCGGCCTCATCGGCAAGCACCTCATGGCATTCGGCGACCCCGACCGGCGGATCCGCGCCATGGTCGCGATCAACACGCCATTCGGCGGATCCTCGTACGCGCGGCTCATCCCCGTCCGCAGCATCCGCGACTTCTCGCCGCGGAACGCCGCGCTCGTGGAGCTCGGCCGGTCGCGCGAGGTCAACGCGCGGATCACGAGCGTCTTCGCGCGCTTCGACCCGCACATCCCCGGCGGCAGCTCGCTCGACGGCGCGACGGACGAGCGCGTCCGGGCCTCCGGGCACTTCCGGATCATGGGCGACGAGGACGTGCTGCGCCGGGTGGAGGCCGCGATCGACCGGGCGGGGACCGCGGCGGCGCCTCCCGCCTGA